A stretch of DNA from Cydia fagiglandana chromosome 24, ilCydFagi1.1, whole genome shotgun sequence:
ctccagattgcaagtcgcacgctcttaccgctgggccaccagcgcttccttaGACCACAAGGACAAACAAAGGTACCCATGTCCTAAAAAAATAGGTGTAAACCTACTACGGTGGAAATAAAAATCgtacctggccgcgtagccaagatgccaatcgcttacgctccgtagcgatcgaaacgcaactgtcactgtcacactaatatggaagagtgatagagagacataatgcttttcgttgtcgaagcgatagcgattgtaaccttggctaggccggctggtacCTTATATCACTCGACACAATCGATGACTATACACAATATTTCGACAATGGTCAATATACGATGTAATGTTACCAATCACTTTAGTATGATTCTTAAGAGTCAATTGAAGTATTAAGTCCATTATTACTAAGCGCACACCTCTCAGTAATGGCGTTTAACTGGTCTGCATCCAACACAACCTTATGCGTATTGAAATGCGTTattaaacaatttttatttaagtactgctTACCGCAAAAACTACAAGCATACTTCCCCGGCTTTTGAGGCAATTGGGCGACCACCCTACACTTCGGCTTCACTTTCAAATGAGCCGCCATCTCATGTCTCTTACATTCAACTTTCATGAAAAATCTCCTATCACAATAATTGCAAAAGTAATTCTTTTCGTTATTATGTTTCCTTCTGACGTGGGCTAGGAAATATGGCCGCCAATCGAAAGTCTTTCCACACAACTCGCATGTTATAGTTTTAACTTTCTCTCTATGGTGTTCTAAAACGTGTAAATGTCTAGGATACGTGTTTAGGAATTTTTCCGGACAATATAGACATTGTATTTTCTGTTCCTGCTTATGCACTAATTCTACATGTTTTTTCCTGTATTTATCTAAAGAGAACACTTTCCCGCACTCGTCACATATAAATCTCCCCGTATCATGGATTTTAAGATGTTTTTTCAAGCGGGATGAAGCTACAAAAGTATCACCACACTCGGAGCACATGTAGTTATTATAATGAGCGTTCATATGTGAGTCTAAATGGTGGTAGTTCGGGAAGTTAGTCTTACATAGGGCACAGAGGAGGTCCGGTTTGAGTATGTAAGGTATGACTCTAGTGTAGGCCTCATCGAAGACCAGACCATGTTTCTCGGTGAGATGTTTAAACATGTCGTTCCAAGTCACCAGGGCGGTGCAGCAGACGGTGCAGAGGAGGTTGTCGATGTCAACTTTGAGGATCTCGTTGAGCCAGAGTGGACGCAGGAAATTTTCTACGGCTTTGGTCCTTTCGCCTGAGGAAGAAGTTATATGTTATACATTTGAATAGGGGGTGTTActtgttctgccgccagagtgcagcaccaGCACTTATCAACCATAGAAcaacttatacatactatgcCTTAGGATAGCATTTTTGTGACAAGTTTCTTCAGATACTTTGTTATGAATAAACATGATATTGAATatattgatgcatcaaggcggctTGTTTACAGAGTCTACCACATAACCTGAAAATCTAAATTAtatagttatctgcctctctatcgctcgaatacgcaagagatagagaggcagataaagaactTTATATTTTCGTGTTTCACGGCAGGCCCTTGACATTTAGGGATCATGTTAGGGTCATATTAGAAGTCATATTGAGGCCATGTTTACAGGACATAATTACAGGACATCTTGGGGATCATTTTGAAGCCATGTTAGGGTCATTTAGGGATCATGTTAAGGTCATTTAGGGATCATGTTAGGGTCATTTAGGGATCATGTTAGGGTCATTTAGGGATAATGTTAAGGTCATTTATGGATCATGTTAGGGTCATTTAGGGATCATGCTAAGGTCATTTAGGGATCATGTTAGGGTCATTTAGGGATCATGCTAAGGTCATTTAGGGATCATGTTAAGGTCATTTAGGGATCATATTAGAGTCATTTAGAGATTATGTTAAGGTCATTTATGGATCATGTTAGGGTCATTTAGGGATCATGCTAAGGTCATTTAGAGATCATGTTAGGGTCATTTAGGGATCATGCTAAGGTCATTTAGGGATTATGTTAAGGTCATTTAGGGATCATATTAGAGTCATTTAGAGATTATGTTAAGGTCATTTATGGATCATGTTAGGGTCATTTAGGGATCATGCTAAGGTCATTTAGAGATCATGTTAAGGTCATTTAGGGATCATATTAGAGTCATTTAGAGATTATGTTAAGGTCACTTAGGGATCATGTTAGGGTCATTTAGGGATCATGCTAAGGTCATTTAGGGGTCAAGTTAGGGTCATTTGGGGATCATGTTAGGATCATTTAGAGATCATGTTAAGGTCATTTAGGGATCATGTTAGGGTCATTTAGGGATCATGCTAAGGTCATTTAGGGATCATGTTAAGGTCATTTAGGGATCATATTAGAGTCATTTAGAGATTATGTTAAGGTCACTTAGGGATCATGTTAGGGTCATTTAGGGATCATGCTAAGGTCATTTAGGGGTCAAGTTAGGGTCATTTGGGGATCATGTTAGGATCATTTAGAGATCATGTTAAGGTCATTTAGGGATCATGTTAGGGTTATTTAGGGAACATGTTAAGGTCATTTAGGGATCATGTTAAGGTCATTTAGGGATCATGTTAGGGTCATTTAGGGATCATGTTAGGGTCATTTAGGGATCATGTTAAGGTCATATCAGTTATTAGTGTCTTATTGTGGATCATACCTGCATGCTGTGTCCTTGTGTGGGTCCGCAACTCGTCCGTGTCCTCGAACAGGGGTCCGTCCGTGCCGCAGTAAGCGCAGTGGTAGTGCGCCGTACGGG
This window harbors:
- the LOC134676249 gene encoding zinc finger protein 235-like produces the protein MDVEEDKFFGLCKCCLQDGCFRSLWAEHEDNGVVQNYGEMLNECFSLQWPKPDNFHLEQICDECSKRTVDAYSFRQLVLSSHKQLVSCTEEPSEVTEVLDSESGEITLIVKEEEDYDEETEEMGEYEEIGEYEEVEYLEVEEEREFKVDVLNLGAQHSQQEQLVDDPDYYPEVPIKQETRWRQKKNKGERKRTYKNYTSDDLRQSFEAAKSGRMTVAEAAAAFNVPRKTVAARLLNDRRGIPIASKSEKDDGLMKEVKTLLTYTNMTPYKTRTAHYHCAYCGTDGPLFEDTDELRTHTRTQHAGERTKAVENFLRPLWLNEILKVDIDNLLCTVCCTALVTWNDMFKHLTEKHGLVFDEAYTRVIPYILKPDLLCALCKTNFPNYHHLDSHMNAHYNNYMCSECGDTFVASSRLKKHLKIHDTGRFICDECGKVFSLDKYRKKHVELVHKQEQKIQCLYCPEKFLNTYPRHLHVLEHHREKVKTITCELCGKTFDWRPYFLAHVRRKHNNEKNYFCNYCDRRFFMKVECKRHEMAAHLKVKPKCRVVAQLPQKPGKYACSFCGKQYLNKNCLITHFNTHKVVLDADQLNAITERCALSNNGLNTSIDS